A genome region from Tenebrio molitor chromosome 4, icTenMoli1.1, whole genome shotgun sequence includes the following:
- the LOC138130023 gene encoding uncharacterized protein — MPSTYKRKTDRQSWSEEAMSRALEALRNGTCGYLKAAKQFNVPKSTLERRFKNKNKQALDHSKQLGSRKLTFPMELEKQLVDYVKNMEAMLYGRTTRSIRSLAYQIAVRNNIVHHFNNETKLAGWHWLHSFLKRNNLSLRSPEATSAARAQGFNREAVGSFFDILKSLQEKHNFPPSRIFNVDETGITTVQSRPSKIIAARGRKQVGSLTSAERGELTTVVICMSPSGIFVPPMLIFPRVRMKPQFADGTPPGSLSVCHKSGWMQLELFEKWFDHFVHHTQTSKSNPVLLILDGHKTHTQNIATIEKARQNGVTILCLPPHTSHRMQPLDVSFMGPLTTFYTQEVEIWLRNHPGRRITINEVGSLFAKAYLRGSTPLNAINGFKKTGLYPLDHTVFTEDMYAAALPTSYDPPQNNDSTENDAVAAVSPEMEDAMEQIQRDFVRESTPDEQIITQVEKPSTSSMCNLISPETIAPYPKAKNVKLSKKKVSRKGKAAILTSTPYKEELEKSLVQKNRKNNADKMKTNRITFKNKNAANNSSSKGKKQESNVTKARVSRTQSSSSESDVDVECLFCGNNYSKDHCGEGWIMCCRCGKWAHDECAGVESDDDDEFTCDICLQK, encoded by the coding sequence aTGCCTTCCACTTATAAACGAAAAACCGACCGCCAATCTTGGTCCGAAGAAGCTATGTCTAGGGCACTAGAGGCGTTGCGAAATGGAACATGTGGTTACTTAAAAGCTGCTAAACAATTTAATGTTCCAAAGTCGACTTTAGAAAGgcgttttaaaaacaaaaataaacaggcACTTGACCATTCAAAACAACTGGGGAGCAGAAAATTAACGTTTCCAATGGAACTAGAGAAACAGTTAGTAGATTATGTTAAAAACATGGAAGCTATGTTATATGGACGAACAACAAGAAGTATTCGAAGTCTTGCGTATCAAATTGCTGTTAGAAATAATATCGTTCAtcactttaataatgaaaCTAAGTTGGCAGGATGGCACTGGTTACATTCCTTTCTGAAGAGAAACAATTTGTCTCTTCGCAGTCCTGAAGCAACTTCTGCGGCAAGAGCGCAAGGCTTCAACCGAGAAGCAGTTGgctcattttttgatattttgaaaTCGCTCCAAGAGAAACATAATTTCCCGCCATCAAGAATATTTAACGTGGACGAAACAGGTATCACTACTGTCCAATCTCGACCATCAAAAATTATTGCTGCCAGAGGAAGAAAACAAGTAGGCTCCCTAACATCAGCCGAACGTGGGGAGTTAACGACTGTAGTAATTTGTATGAGTCCAAGTGGCATTTTTGTCCCACCTATGCTAATTTTTCCTCGAGTGCGAATGAAACCTCAATTTGCTGATGGAACTCCGCCAGGTTCACTATCAGTTTGCCATAAATCTGGGTGGATGCAATTAGAGTTGTTTGAGAAATGGTTTGATCATTTCGTTCATCACACTCAAACTTCGAAAAGTAATCCAGTATTACTCATACTGGATGGGCATAAAACACACACCCAAAATATAGCAACCATAGAAAAAGCACGGCAGAATGGAgtaacaattttatgtttaCCACCGCATACCAGTCACCGTATGCAGCCGCTCGACGTTTCGTTTATGGGGCCACTCACCACTTTTTATACTCAAGAAGTGGAAATATGGTTGAGAAACCATCCAGGACGCCGCATTACTATAAACGAAGTTGGATCTTTGTTCGCTAAAGCATATCTAAGAGGCTCAACACCTTTAAACGCCATTAATGGTTTTAAGAAAACTGGATTATATCCATTGGACCACACAGTATTTACAGAAGATATGTATGCTGCAGCTTTGCCAACTAGTTATGACCCACCTCAAAACAATGACAGTACTGAAAATGATGCAGTTGCAGCTGTGTCACCTGAAATGGAAGATGCAATGGAACAAATTCAACGTGACTTTGTAAGAGAGTCTACACCAGATGAGCAAATAATCACTCAAGTTGAAAAACCATCAACTAGCAGCATGTGCAATTTAATCAGTCCTGAAACAATTGCTCCATATCCGAAAGCTAAGAATGTAAAGCTATCAAAAAAGAAAGTCAGCAGAAAGGGTAAAGCTGCAATCCTTACCAGTACCCCTTATAAAGAAGAGTTAGAAAAATCCCTGGTtcagaaaaacagaaaaaataatgcagacaaaatgaaaacgaatagaataactttcaaaaacaaaaacgctGCAAACAACAGCTCATCGAAAGGTAAGAAACAGGAGTCTAATGTGACCAAAGCACGAGTATCAAGGACCCAATCCAGTAGCAGCGAATCTGACGTTGATGTGGAATGCCTGTTTTGCGGTAATAACTATTCTAAAGACCACTGCGGAGAAGGATGGATAATGTGCTGTCGTTGCGGCAAATGGGCCCATGATGAATGTGCAGGTGTAGAAAGTGATGATGATGACGAATTCACATGTGATATTTGCctacaaaaataa